Part of the Streptomyces sp. f51 genome is shown below.
GACCGAGCAGCCGGGTCAGGGCACGGGCCGACTCGGTCGGCAGGGCGAGGACCACGATGCCCGCGATGACGCCGATCGCCGCCCCGCACAGCACGAAGCCGCGGTGCGGCAGATCCCTGGCGGCGAGCGCGGTGTACGCGGTCAGCACGCCGGAGACGAGCCAGACGATCCCGAGGATCAGGGAGAGGGCGGCGATCGTCTGCATCGGGTGGCGCAGGCACAGGACGCCCGCCAGGACGTAGAGCACCGAGATCAGCAGCGTGGCGAACCGGTTGCCCTGCTCGCGGTGGCCGAAGACGGACACGAACCGGAACACGCCGATCACCAGCAGATAGAGCCCGAGGAGCACCGCGAGGACGTGCAGGGTCTCCTCCGGCCAGACCAGCACCAGGATGCCGGGGATCAGCGTCGCGACGGCCGAGCCGAGGAGCCAGGTCCAGGAGGCGCCGACGCGGTCCAGCAGCACCACGGGGTCGCCCGGGGGCGCGGACGCGGGGCCGCCGGGCCCGGATACCGGTCCGGTGTGCGGTGCCGAACCATGCGATTCCGTCATGGTTCCTCCTCACGCGGTCGAGCGGCCCGGTCGCGGACCGCCGACGGGACGGTGGGTGGATTCCCGGCATCCACGCTCCCGTGCGCGGGCCTTCGGCGGCTCACCCCCGACGGGTGATCCTCGGGTCCCGGTGGCTACCCGGGCAGTTGGCGCATCTCCACCACGCGCAGTCCGAGCGACCGGCAGCGGGCCAGCAGGCCGTAGAGATGGGCGTCGTCGACGACCGGGCCGAACAGGATGGTCTGGCCGGAGATCAGCACGTGGTCCATCTCCGGGAACGCCTCGGAAAGCGTCTCCGACAGATGTCCCTCGACGCGGATCTCGTACTGCATGCGGGGCTCCCCGGCGGGTGGCCCGGGATGGGCGGACGCCACCCGTCCCCACGATCATCCGCCCGCGCGACCCGGCCGCCCTCACCCGCAAAAGGTGAACCTGGGCCCGCGGCGCCCTCCCCCCTTGCTCACGCCTGTCCGAGGGAGGCGGCCGCGGCGCCGTCACCGGGCGGCTTCGCGCGGCCCGCCGGCCCGGTCGGCAGACGCGTCGTCACCAGGAAGCTGG
Proteins encoded:
- a CDS encoding HdeD family acid-resistance protein yields the protein MTESHGSAPHTGPVSGPGGPASAPPGDPVVLLDRVGASWTWLLGSAVATLIPGILVLVWPEETLHVLAVLLGLYLLVIGVFRFVSVFGHREQGNRFATLLISVLYVLAGVLCLRHPMQTIAALSLILGIVWLVSGVLTAYTALAARDLPHRGFVLCGAAIGVIAGIVVLALPTESARALTRLLGLWMVLIGLVELAVAFAWRAALRRAVSAGPRDPASPY